A region of the Primulina huaijiensis isolate GDHJ02 unplaced genomic scaffold, ASM1229523v2 scaffold29509, whole genome shotgun sequence genome:
GATATTATCTCGATGATTATGCATCTTTGATATGCTCCTACCGTGGTTCAGTCAAGTTGTGCATATGAACAATATTTATCTCGAAAAACTTATATGGTGAAAATCTTGTGTAGTGTTACAATCTTTATCCGTCAAATACCCACTACTTCAAAATTCagagataataatatatacagGTAAAAGGAATAAATATTTAAGCTTGAGGACTGTGCATATGCATTCATACCTTGTTTATATAATTTCCATATTGGTTTTTGTACTGATTTAGTGTTGCACTGATTTGTGCTTTGCTCCTCGTGGCCAATATCCTGATGAGATCATCATCACAGTAAGCCTTCTCTGAGATTTTCTCATGTAGAATTTTAGCTTCTTTTTTGGCTAGAGTCAAGTCCACATCATCTCCACAATAGCGATAGGAGCTCACTAAGGGGACCAAAAGCTGAAAGAAAtcaacatattttaaatagcTATTCTTTAACCAGTGATTAAAATAGACCCATACAGATCCATGGTGGTTTCTGATAAAAGAATTAGGTTAAAGAACTAGAGTGACTATACTATAACAGTGCTACTAGATAAACATAGACGTAGCGCAAGGCTTAAACAAAATTATCCAAAAGAACCAGCATAAGCATCCTTAAAGATGATAACAAAGTGAAGGGTTTAAAGCTACAATATACTCATAAAAATGGTCAAATTTAGCATGAAATAGTTCAttgttctttctttttctaCCTTTCGGAAGTCTCCAGTAGTGTGATAAGCAACATCTTCCTCAAGTGACTTTTTAAAACGAGCATGATAAGCATCCCTAACTAGAAGCAATTCTTTTGGTGATCTTGCACATGCTATCTCCACGAGAACTTGATTACTCGATGTCCACTTCTTTGTAGCCTCATTAGCAATATATGCATCTCGCTCTGAAGGGTCAAGTGTCCAGAGCAACACAACCCTCTGGCATATacatttcgaaaataaattaaataagaagcATGACACTGGGTCCATGACAAAAATAAGTAACTATAGTCTCAGTATTTCCATGATGACTGATCATCGAGTTTTATTAATTTCTGAGGAGGGTATCATGGAAGGTCCCCAACTGATGAACGCATGACCAAATATGTTGTAGGTGGAAGATGCTTATGGCGTAGGTTTTTCATGGTCCATCCCAAGTTTTACTCCTGATCCACCTGCAGTCGAACCCATAACACAAATGATAacaaaaacaatataaaaaacatGGTCAGTTGACCTCAAAATCATTTGATAGTTCTTTATCCAAGGATTTGAGCAAATCTTCTCCATAAGTCTCTGCATAAACTTGTCGAATCAGCTTGCGTTGTGCCGCATTTCTGTGGCCCAAAATGGATATGATCAACTCCTCGTTGGTACCCCATCCTGAAAGTCCGGCCAAGTAAAGACAATGAAATTACATTAGTACAAAGACAGGACAGCGATAAAATTATACCTTACTGATATAATAGAATGACTAACTAGGATGTTTGATCCGCCACATCCACTTTCTTCGTACTAATGTCAAAATATAAGTTTCTTTCGTACCTCCTCGAATGAAACAATTAAAGACATGGTCCAAAACAGGGTAATTATTATTAGATTAAAACTCAAGATCTATCAAAATCTTCGGAGTAACGGATCTAATTCCACGATAAGcaatatgatattttgtattaGTAACAAAAAGAAACAGCTTTCCATTTTCTTCCTTGACAATCTCAATTGTAGATTGATATACTGCTTCGAAGACGGACGGATCAACTAACTAAACAAGCGTTTGAGAGAGTCGAGTAAGACCCAATGACAATTTGGATCAAAACTCAAGAATGATGAATAAAATGCAAAAAATTCT
Encoded here:
- the LOC140967887 gene encoding annexin Gh1-like, coding for MSTLCVPAQVPSVAEDCEQLHKAFSGWGTNEELIISILGHRNAAQRKLIRQVYAETYGEDLLKSLDKELSNDFERVVLLWTLDPSERDAYIANEATKKWTSSNQVLVEIACARSPKELLLVRDAYHARFKKSLEEDVAYHTTGDFRKLLVPLVSSYRYCGDDVDLTLAKKEAKILHEKISEKAYCDDDLIRILATRSKAQISATLNQYKNQYGNYINKDLKADPKDEYLSILRATVKCLDYPEKYFEKVIRLAINRRGTDEGGLTRVVVTRAEVDLKLVKDEYHRRTSVPLDRAIAKDTGGNYEDMLLALIGHGEA